A single window of Crassostrea angulata isolate pt1a10 chromosome 8, ASM2561291v2, whole genome shotgun sequence DNA harbors:
- the LOC128158287 gene encoding membrane-associated guanylate kinase, WW and PDZ domain-containing protein 3-like isoform X8 — MSYPNSNSYTNKPPPLAPKRREQRHWSQCINETVVSTGQEDGLGVTLSGGADNGQFVWIDTIREDHLTYHSGKLHIDDILLEIQGQKVAGYTLKDANFWLKQVSQNGAPVMIKSIKIGLPKELRQFLTSRFPKGSVDHELQQTIRDNLYLRTVPCTTRQPRPGEQNGVDYTFLSIEEFNQLEKSGCLLESGLYDGNHYGTPKPPSEPKGPSLRRSTSMGNALPSSGDGKRRRNRSNTEGGSARTSPVPFQYDGERKKSMEKMQIDNSLGPLPQNWERAMTEEGIPYFIDHTSETTHWLDPRLAKLQKQQAGDCNDDGTHTFPRYKRKELPFGWEKVEDPHYGTYYIDHVNRRTQYENPVAQAKRQNQGTDVNSTLPRTKRSQDSGNTTKRSISDNNMNGRAPPEYHQLGRVNRKQRERRVFTKNPDELKGEIITTTLVKSTRGFGFTIIGGDHTDEEFLQIKKVVENGPAHIDGTLQTGDVLVNVCDRCVLGYSHQDIVNLFQTIPPNQSVTLTVCRGYPLPFDPDDPNTEIIVTVAVTLPNDSNVTQQPPSYSYFQETRGVTDQHNTSAKSMKSLPDLTRSTNIQLSPSSSNQPNGTGEAPDVLGIQKPEILTINIVRGEMGFGFTIADSVYGQKVKQILDKPRCKNLQEGDILQRINDTNVQEMAHSNIVQVLKECPKNVESRIIVQRGGLPPKVKKPSRSSPRSLEESKANNNMSDTSFSSTNQPPGHYFFDGHSQNLDNRDAVDGMEPPTRPKTSTESRPKTPTYLENRPKTPTRNAGMFVNDQRGKPPIARPPPRNDDYNKNTNNQDLNISHGSSEFYLPPGNNDASSRSRFDPRSEHRPYGRFHDSGNSRSNHHDRDRETAKPGMFRSRTPGPEMISRGSEYRNEFQRPKTPTAHDMRSKTPLPGHSYGYSNANHDFGGGHYQNVMNGRMGYGNNQRSWGQNPNLPTSPPPLRRGDTVNRNNVNNFSQWSSGPPPRQSTSFEDVTPSPSNITQVPKRFPMQSQPSFGSTGQSRFGARFPETDDPIRSMEFTITLQKQETGFGFRIIGGTEEGSQVSVGHIVPNGSADLDGRLRTGDEITHVDGQNVINSSHHRVVTLMTLAGQRGHVTLGVRRRVLGDSGYLSLGQSEMYPYDVLVTRRETEGFGFVIISSISKMGSVIGKIIENSPAERCGRLHVGDRILAVNGVDISHMHHEDIVNLIKDTGYSVTLTVGPPIDDTASNSSNSQKSPQGSMVNAMAYPAVPDSELRRFPPPPSPADRGYKDTNKLHLMSRPQEEGDYYVELPRGSRGFGFSIRGGQEFNCMPLFVLRIAEGGSADLDGRLRVGDQILEINGYKTESMTHSDAIDIIQNGGQTVRLLVRRTGKLPPAFDPSPMGGGYSPSNNVPMTNGPIGQSSPYLGRRQIDTRETNYFGYQGNRQYSG; from the exons ATGATCAAGAGTATCAAAATAG GTTTACCCAAAGAACTTCGTCAGTTTTTGACTTCTCGATTTCCGAAGGGTTCTGTTGACCATGAACTGCAGCAGACAATTCGGGATAATTTGTATCTGCGGACAGTACCAT gTACGACCAGGCAACCAAGACCAGGAGAACAGAATGGTGTAGATTACACATTCCTGTCCATTGAGGAATTCAACCAGTTAGAGAAAAGTGGTTGTCTCCTAGAAAGTGGCCTGTATGATG GCAATCACTATGGGACCCCTAAGCCCCCAAGTGAACCCAAGGGTCCAAGCCTGCGACGGTCCACTTCAATGGGCAATGCCCTGCCCTCCTCTGGTGACGGCAAACGGCGACGTAACAGAAGTAACACTGAGGGAGGGTCCGCCCGGACCTCACCGGTACCGTTCCAGTATGACGGAGAGCGCAAAAAGTCGATGGAGAAAATGCAAATCGACAACTCGTTAGGTCCTCTACCTCAGAACTGGGAGCGGGCCATGACAGAGGAAGGGATTCCATACTTCATCGA CCACACCTCTGAGACCACTCACTGGCTAGACCCCCGACTGGCGAAGCTCCAGAAACAGCAGGCAGGGGACTGTAATGATGACG GTACTCATACATTTCCGCGCTACAAGCGAAAAG AGCTTCCATTTGGCTGGGAGAAAGTTGAGGACCCCCACTATGGGACTTATTACATAGA CCATGTGAACAGACGGACTCAATATGAGAATCCAGTGGCGCAGGCCAAAAGACAAAATCAGG GCACGGATGTAAACAGCACACTACCTCGAACCAAACGGAGTCAAGATTCCGGCAACACGACCAAGCGGTCCATCAGTGATAACAACATGAACGGGCGAGCCCCGCCTG AGTACCACCAGCTGGGCAGGGTCAACAGAAAACAAAGAG AGAGGCGTGTGTTTACCAAGAACCCCGATGAGttaaaaggggagataattacaACAACCTTAGTTAAGAGTACTCGGGGCTTCGGTTTTACAATCATTGGGGGAGATCACACCGACGAGGAATTCTTACAAATCAAGAAAGTGGTAGAAAACGGACCAGCACATATAGATGGAACCTTACAGACAG GAGATGTGCTGGTCAATGTGTGTGATCGGTGTGTACTGGGATATTCCCATCAAGACATAGTCAATCTGTTTCAAACAATACCCCCAAACCAGAGTGTCACGTTAACTGTGTGTCGAGGTTACCCTTTGCCCTTTGACCCAGACGACCCTAACACAGAGATCATAGTGACTGTGGCCGTGACCTTACCTAACGATTCAAACGTCACTCAGCAGCCCCCGAGTTACTCCTATTTTCAAGAGACTCGTGGTGTGACTGACCAGCATAATACGTCAGCAAAAAGCATGAAATCTCTGCCGGATTTAACGCGGTCCACTAACATTCAGCTGAGTCCGAGTTCTTCCAATCAACCCAACGGAACCGGGGAAGCACCGGACGTGCTGGGAATCCAGAAACCGGAGATACTTACGATTAACATTGTGAGGGGGGAGATGGGCTTCGGGTTCACTATAGCGGACAGTGTGTACGGTCAGAAAGTGAAACAGATTCTGGACAAGCCTCGGTGTAAGAACCTTCAGGAGGGCGACATCTTACAGAGGATTAACGACACCAATGTACAGGAGATGGCTCACTCCAATATCGTACAGGTCCTGAAGGAGTGCCCCAAAAACGTGGAGTCTCGCATCATCGTACAGAGGGGAG GACTCCCACCGAAAGTGAAGAAACCCTCCCGATCATCT CCGCGTTCCCTGGAGGAGAGTAAAGCCAATAACAACATGTCCGACACCAGCTTCAGCAGCACCAACCAACCGCCCGGACACTACTTCTTTGATGGCCACTCCCAGAATCTAG ATAACCGGGATGCAGTCGATGGAATGGAGCCCCCCACTCGACCTAAAACATCCACAGAATCTCGACCCAAAACCCCAACGTATCTCGAAAATCGTCCCAAAACCCCAACAAGGAATGCAGGAATGTTTGTGAACGACCAGCGAGGGAAACCTCCAATAGCTCGCCCACCCCCAAGAAATGACGattacaataaaaatactaataacCAGGATTTAAACATCAGTCATGGTTCATCAGAGTTTTACTTACCGCCGGGAAATAACGATGCGTCATCACGGTCAAGGTTCGACCCGAGATCTGAGCACAGACCTTATGGAAGATTTCACGACTCAGGGAATAGTCGCAGTAACCATCACGACAGAGACAGGGAGACTGCTAAGCCAGGCATGTTCAGGAGTCGAACCCCCGGCCCTGAAATGATCAGCCGAGGCTCAGAGTACAGAAATGAGTTTCAGAGACCTAAAACCCCAACTGCTCACGATATGAGAAGCAAGACTCCCTTACCAGGGCATAGTTACGGTTACTCAAACGCAAACCATGATTTTGGTGGCGGACATTATCAAAATGTTATGAATGGACGTATGGGATATGGAAACAATCAAAGGTCGTGGGGGCAGAACCCTAATTTACCCACATCCCCTCCCCCTCTACGGCGAGGGGATACAGTGAATAGAAACAATGTGAACAATTTCTCTCAGTGGAGCAGTGGGCCTCCTCCCAGACAGAGCACCTCCTTTGAGGATGTGACCCCCTCCCCCAGTAACATCACCCAGGTCCCCAAACGCTTCCCCATGCAGTCTCAACCATCCTTCGGAAGCACTGGACAATCTCGGTTTGGAGCCAGGTTTCCTGAGACGGACGACCCGATACGAAGCATGGAGTTCACCATCACGTTACAAAAACAGGAGACAGGGTTTGGTTTCCGGATTATCGGAGGCACAGAGGAGGGCTCTCAG GTGTCTGTTGGTCATATTGTACCAAATGGATCAGCGGATTTGGACGGCCGTTTACGTACGGGTGATGAGATAACACACGTGGATGGACAAAACGTCATCAACTCCTCACATCATCGCGTGGTGACCCTGATGACGCTGGCTGGACAGAGGGGTCATGTGACCCTCGGTGTACGAAGGCGTGTGTTGGGAG ATTCTGGCTATCTATCCTTAGGACAATCAGAAATGTATCCATACGACGTCCTGGTTACCCGGCGGGAGACGGAGGGCTTCGGATTCGTCATCATTTCCTCCATATCCAAAATGGGATCCGTGATAG GTAAAATCATAGAGAACAGTCCAGCTGAGAGGTGTGGGCGTCTTCATGTGGGGGACAGGATCCTGGCCGTCAATGGGGTGGATATCTCCCACATGCACCACGAGGACATCGTCAACCTCATCAAGGACACGGGATACTCAGTCACCCTGACTGTGGGGCCCCCCATAG ATGACACTGCCAGTAATTCATCAAACTCCCAAAAG AGCCCTCAGGGATCCATGGTCAATGCTATGGCATATCCAGCTGTTCCGGACAGTGAACTCAGAAG GTTCCCTCCCCCTCCCTCCCCGGCAGACAGGGGCTACAAGGACACCAACAAACTCCACCTGATGTCCCGGCCCCAGGAGGAGGGTGACTACTATGTTGAACTACCCCGGGGATCTCGGGGGTTTGGATTCTCCATCCGCGGGGGGCAGGAGTTTAACTGCATGCCGCTGTTTGTGCTCAGGATCGCAGAGGGAGGATCAGCAGACTTAGATGGGAGACTCAGG GTGGGCGACCAGATTCTGGAGATAAACGGCTACAAGACAGAGAGCATGACCCACTCGGACGCCATCGACATCATCCAGAACGGCGGCCAGACAGTGCGACTGTTGGTCAGGAGGACAGGCAAACTGCCGCCAGCATTCG ACCCTAGTCCTATGGGTGGAGGATACTCCCCATCGAACAACGTACCAATGACAAACGGCCCAATAGGTCAAAGTTCACCTTATCTAGGTCGCCGCCAAATTGACACTAGGGAAACAAACTATTTTGGTTACCAAGGAAATCGGCAGTACTCTGGCTAA
- the LOC128158287 gene encoding membrane-associated guanylate kinase, WW and PDZ domain-containing protein 3-like isoform X2, translating to MSYPNSNSYTNKPPPLAPKRREQRHWSQCINETVVSTGQEDGLGVTLSGGADNGQFVWIDTIREDHLTYHSGKLHIDDILLEIQGQKVAGYTLKDANFWLKQVSQNGAPVMIKSIKIGLPKELRQFLTSRFPKGSVDHELQQTIRDNLYLRTVPCTTRQPRPGEQNGVDYTFLSIEEFNQLEKSGCLLESGLYDGNHYGTPKPPSEPKGPSLRRSTSMGNALPSSGDGKRRRNRSNTEGGSARTSPVPFQYDGERKKSMEKMQIDNSLGPLPQNWERAMTEEGIPYFIDHTSETTHWLDPRLAKLQKQQAGDCNDDGTHTFPRYKRKELPFGWEKVEDPHYGTYYIDHVNRRTQYENPVAQAKRQNQGTDVNSTLPRTKRSQDSGNTTKRSISDNNMNGRAPPEYHQLGRVNRKQRERRVFTKNPDELKGEIITTTLVKSTRGFGFTIIGGDHTDEEFLQIKKVVENGPAHIDGTLQTGDVLVNVCDRCVLGYSHQDIVNLFQTIPPNQSVTLTVCRGYPLPFDPDDPNTEIIVTVAVTLPNDSNVTQQPPSYSYFQETRGVTDQHNTSAKSMKSLPDLTRSTNIQLSPSSSNQPNGTGEAPDVLGIQKPEILTINIVRGEMGFGFTIADSVYGQKVKQILDKPRCKNLQEGDILQRINDTNVQEMAHSNIVQVLKECPKNVESRIIVQRGGLPPKVKKPSRSSPRSLEESKANNNMSDTSFSSTNQPPGHYFFDGHSQNLDNRDAVDGMEPPTRPKTSTESRPKTPTYLENRPKTPTRNAGMFVNDQRGKPPIARPPPRNDDYNKNTNNQDLNISHGSSEFYLPPGNNDASSRSRFDPRSEHRPYGRFHDSGNSRSNHHDRDRETAKPGMFRSRTPGPEMISRGSEYRNEFQRPKTPTAHDMRSKTPLPGHSYGYSNANHDFGGGHYQNVMNGRMGYGNNQRSWGQNPNLPTSPPPLRRGDTVNRNNVNNFSQWSSGPPPRQSTSFEDVTPSPSNITQVPKRFPMQSQPSFGSTGQSRFGARFPETDDPIRSMEFTITLQKQETGFGFRIIGGTEEGSQVSVGHIVPNGSADLDGRLRTGDEITHVDGQNVINSSHHRVVTLMTLAGQRGHVTLGVRRRVLGDSGYLSLGQSEMYPYDVLVTRRETEGFGFVIISSISKMGSVIDRVSDWLDRKSLYPWIGKIIENSPAERCGRLHVGDRILAVNGVDISHMHHEDIVNLIKDTGYSVTLTVGPPIDDTASNSSNSQKSPQGSMVNAMAYPAVPDSELRRFPPPPSPADRGYKDTNKLHLMSRPQEEGDYYVELPRGSRGFGFSIRGGQEFNCMPLFVLRIAEGGSADLDGRLRVGDQILEINGYKTESMTHSDAIDIIQNGGQTVRLLVRRTGKLPPAFDPSPMGGGYSPSNNVPMTNGPIGQSSPYLGRRQIDTRETNYFGYQGNRQYSG from the exons ATGATCAAGAGTATCAAAATAG GTTTACCCAAAGAACTTCGTCAGTTTTTGACTTCTCGATTTCCGAAGGGTTCTGTTGACCATGAACTGCAGCAGACAATTCGGGATAATTTGTATCTGCGGACAGTACCAT gTACGACCAGGCAACCAAGACCAGGAGAACAGAATGGTGTAGATTACACATTCCTGTCCATTGAGGAATTCAACCAGTTAGAGAAAAGTGGTTGTCTCCTAGAAAGTGGCCTGTATGATG GCAATCACTATGGGACCCCTAAGCCCCCAAGTGAACCCAAGGGTCCAAGCCTGCGACGGTCCACTTCAATGGGCAATGCCCTGCCCTCCTCTGGTGACGGCAAACGGCGACGTAACAGAAGTAACACTGAGGGAGGGTCCGCCCGGACCTCACCGGTACCGTTCCAGTATGACGGAGAGCGCAAAAAGTCGATGGAGAAAATGCAAATCGACAACTCGTTAGGTCCTCTACCTCAGAACTGGGAGCGGGCCATGACAGAGGAAGGGATTCCATACTTCATCGA CCACACCTCTGAGACCACTCACTGGCTAGACCCCCGACTGGCGAAGCTCCAGAAACAGCAGGCAGGGGACTGTAATGATGACG GTACTCATACATTTCCGCGCTACAAGCGAAAAG AGCTTCCATTTGGCTGGGAGAAAGTTGAGGACCCCCACTATGGGACTTATTACATAGA CCATGTGAACAGACGGACTCAATATGAGAATCCAGTGGCGCAGGCCAAAAGACAAAATCAGG GCACGGATGTAAACAGCACACTACCTCGAACCAAACGGAGTCAAGATTCCGGCAACACGACCAAGCGGTCCATCAGTGATAACAACATGAACGGGCGAGCCCCGCCTG AGTACCACCAGCTGGGCAGGGTCAACAGAAAACAAAGAG AGAGGCGTGTGTTTACCAAGAACCCCGATGAGttaaaaggggagataattacaACAACCTTAGTTAAGAGTACTCGGGGCTTCGGTTTTACAATCATTGGGGGAGATCACACCGACGAGGAATTCTTACAAATCAAGAAAGTGGTAGAAAACGGACCAGCACATATAGATGGAACCTTACAGACAG GAGATGTGCTGGTCAATGTGTGTGATCGGTGTGTACTGGGATATTCCCATCAAGACATAGTCAATCTGTTTCAAACAATACCCCCAAACCAGAGTGTCACGTTAACTGTGTGTCGAGGTTACCCTTTGCCCTTTGACCCAGACGACCCTAACACAGAGATCATAGTGACTGTGGCCGTGACCTTACCTAACGATTCAAACGTCACTCAGCAGCCCCCGAGTTACTCCTATTTTCAAGAGACTCGTGGTGTGACTGACCAGCATAATACGTCAGCAAAAAGCATGAAATCTCTGCCGGATTTAACGCGGTCCACTAACATTCAGCTGAGTCCGAGTTCTTCCAATCAACCCAACGGAACCGGGGAAGCACCGGACGTGCTGGGAATCCAGAAACCGGAGATACTTACGATTAACATTGTGAGGGGGGAGATGGGCTTCGGGTTCACTATAGCGGACAGTGTGTACGGTCAGAAAGTGAAACAGATTCTGGACAAGCCTCGGTGTAAGAACCTTCAGGAGGGCGACATCTTACAGAGGATTAACGACACCAATGTACAGGAGATGGCTCACTCCAATATCGTACAGGTCCTGAAGGAGTGCCCCAAAAACGTGGAGTCTCGCATCATCGTACAGAGGGGAG GACTCCCACCGAAAGTGAAGAAACCCTCCCGATCATCT CCGCGTTCCCTGGAGGAGAGTAAAGCCAATAACAACATGTCCGACACCAGCTTCAGCAGCACCAACCAACCGCCCGGACACTACTTCTTTGATGGCCACTCCCAGAATCTAG ATAACCGGGATGCAGTCGATGGAATGGAGCCCCCCACTCGACCTAAAACATCCACAGAATCTCGACCCAAAACCCCAACGTATCTCGAAAATCGTCCCAAAACCCCAACAAGGAATGCAGGAATGTTTGTGAACGACCAGCGAGGGAAACCTCCAATAGCTCGCCCACCCCCAAGAAATGACGattacaataaaaatactaataacCAGGATTTAAACATCAGTCATGGTTCATCAGAGTTTTACTTACCGCCGGGAAATAACGATGCGTCATCACGGTCAAGGTTCGACCCGAGATCTGAGCACAGACCTTATGGAAGATTTCACGACTCAGGGAATAGTCGCAGTAACCATCACGACAGAGACAGGGAGACTGCTAAGCCAGGCATGTTCAGGAGTCGAACCCCCGGCCCTGAAATGATCAGCCGAGGCTCAGAGTACAGAAATGAGTTTCAGAGACCTAAAACCCCAACTGCTCACGATATGAGAAGCAAGACTCCCTTACCAGGGCATAGTTACGGTTACTCAAACGCAAACCATGATTTTGGTGGCGGACATTATCAAAATGTTATGAATGGACGTATGGGATATGGAAACAATCAAAGGTCGTGGGGGCAGAACCCTAATTTACCCACATCCCCTCCCCCTCTACGGCGAGGGGATACAGTGAATAGAAACAATGTGAACAATTTCTCTCAGTGGAGCAGTGGGCCTCCTCCCAGACAGAGCACCTCCTTTGAGGATGTGACCCCCTCCCCCAGTAACATCACCCAGGTCCCCAAACGCTTCCCCATGCAGTCTCAACCATCCTTCGGAAGCACTGGACAATCTCGGTTTGGAGCCAGGTTTCCTGAGACGGACGACCCGATACGAAGCATGGAGTTCACCATCACGTTACAAAAACAGGAGACAGGGTTTGGTTTCCGGATTATCGGAGGCACAGAGGAGGGCTCTCAG GTGTCTGTTGGTCATATTGTACCAAATGGATCAGCGGATTTGGACGGCCGTTTACGTACGGGTGATGAGATAACACACGTGGATGGACAAAACGTCATCAACTCCTCACATCATCGCGTGGTGACCCTGATGACGCTGGCTGGACAGAGGGGTCATGTGACCCTCGGTGTACGAAGGCGTGTGTTGGGAG ATTCTGGCTATCTATCCTTAGGACAATCAGAAATGTATCCATACGACGTCCTGGTTACCCGGCGGGAGACGGAGGGCTTCGGATTCGTCATCATTTCCTCCATATCCAAAATGGGATCCGTGATAG ACCGAGTCAGTGACTGGCTAGATAGGAAATCTCTGTATCCATGGATCG GTAAAATCATAGAGAACAGTCCAGCTGAGAGGTGTGGGCGTCTTCATGTGGGGGACAGGATCCTGGCCGTCAATGGGGTGGATATCTCCCACATGCACCACGAGGACATCGTCAACCTCATCAAGGACACGGGATACTCAGTCACCCTGACTGTGGGGCCCCCCATAG ATGACACTGCCAGTAATTCATCAAACTCCCAAAAG AGCCCTCAGGGATCCATGGTCAATGCTATGGCATATCCAGCTGTTCCGGACAGTGAACTCAGAAG GTTCCCTCCCCCTCCCTCCCCGGCAGACAGGGGCTACAAGGACACCAACAAACTCCACCTGATGTCCCGGCCCCAGGAGGAGGGTGACTACTATGTTGAACTACCCCGGGGATCTCGGGGGTTTGGATTCTCCATCCGCGGGGGGCAGGAGTTTAACTGCATGCCGCTGTTTGTGCTCAGGATCGCAGAGGGAGGATCAGCAGACTTAGATGGGAGACTCAGG GTGGGCGACCAGATTCTGGAGATAAACGGCTACAAGACAGAGAGCATGACCCACTCGGACGCCATCGACATCATCCAGAACGGCGGCCAGACAGTGCGACTGTTGGTCAGGAGGACAGGCAAACTGCCGCCAGCATTCG ACCCTAGTCCTATGGGTGGAGGATACTCCCCATCGAACAACGTACCAATGACAAACGGCCCAATAGGTCAAAGTTCACCTTATCTAGGTCGCCGCCAAATTGACACTAGGGAAACAAACTATTTTGGTTACCAAGGAAATCGGCAGTACTCTGGCTAA